The DNA sequence CATCAATGGACTCCTGACGAATATGGCCATAGAGGCGGACCAAGCCGCCGTCCCAGTTTCGGTTGATCGCTTTGCGCAGGATCTTTTCGGCCTGTTTCATGTTTCCGGCATCAATCAGACTGCGCACATGGACGGCCGTCAGCACCGGGTCTCGACGTTCCTGCCGGGACAGGCGCGACCAGACCTTAGCACCTGCATCCGGGCGGGCGTCTGATGTCAGCAGCCGCACCTGAAGATCCCGATTGAGTATTTTCATTTCCCCTTCCGGCAGGATTCGGGAACGCTTCAGATCCTTGAACAAGCTTTCGAGCGCTGGCCAATCCTGCTGACGCTGCAGAAGTTCCACCAGCATGCCCTGTACAGCGCGCCGACGCACACCTTGTTCATGCAATTGTTCGAGCACACCGCGCGCTTCGTCGAGTTGACCGGCTCGCTCCAGCAACCGCGCCCGCGTGATCTCGACCGCTTCGATATGCTCTGGTTCTTGGTTTCTGGCTTGTAATAGATACTTGTCCCGTGCCTCGTAATCCCCTCTTTGCTGGGCTGCATAGGCCGCCCCGAGGGCGCTCAGCAGAGGTGTTGCACCATAGCCCAATCGCTGTGACAGAATCTCCTCGGCCTCTTCCCATTCTCCTTCGATCAGTCGCGAGTACCCCGCCAATGTCGCCTGAGTCGCCAGTGCATGCCGTCGGTTGATCCGCCATCGACCGGCAGTACGAGGCGCTCGGAACAGGGCCCACAACAACCGTAGCACAAGATAAACCGCGAACAGCACAATCCCTGCCAAAAAAACGAACAAAGCCAGAGAGACTTCTATTTCATACGGTGTGCGGGAAATCAGTACATAGCCTGGATCCTCAAGCGCCAGTAATCCCAGTGCAACCGCGGCCGCCAGTGTAATCAGCACATAGACAATGAAACTCACTCCGACTGACTCCGCTTTTCAATGACCCGCCTTAACAGTGCCATTGAACCGGAAAGATCCGGCAGGTCAACGACCAACTGCCGGGCCTTCAGTGATTCGAGCGATGCGGCAAACCCATCTACACGCTCGTCGGCTGCGAAGTAATCCGAAAGGCCAGCACGGGCCTGCTTCAAACTATCCTGGTATAGATCAGGCCGCTGCCGTAAAACCGCGAGCTGTGCCGTGACCAGTTGAAGCCGCAGTTTTTCATAAGCCAGAAAGCGCTGTGCATTATCCAGTTTCGGTGAACGGGTTTGATCGACTTTTCGAATGCGTACGAGCTTCCCCAGATCATCCAGCAATACTCTGCCGACCATCTGCAAAGAACCGGGTTCTGTCGGTTCTTCAGTTTCAGATGTACTACGCCCCCACTCGGGTCGATCGAGATCTCCTTTGAGCGGCAGCGTGTTCACTTGATCCGCCATTGCAGAGAGCTTGAGGACAATGCCGTTCAGGTCCAACTTAGGCACGGCGTCGAGCGACGCTATTTCCACCGCCAGCTGGCGCCGTACGGTGAGCACGTCGGTGGCCTGAATGAGGCTGAGTTTCTGATCCGCGATTTCCAGGGCACGCCTTGCCAGCGAGACATCGCCGGACAGAGATAGCCGTTGACCTGCGAGTAACAGCAGCTGATGCGTTTCCTCCAGAACCCAATCGTCAACCGAAGTGCCGATCTCATAGCCGAGCTTGTCCAATGAAGTCCGTATCCTTGCAAATCGTTGTTCGATGGCCTCTCGGTCATTTACCTGTGTGGCCTTGAGCTCGTCCACTGCAGCAGTCAGGCGCGATTGCTGCGCTTCGGCTTCTCGTTGCAACGCACTTTGACTTTCCGAAACCTGACGACCCAGGGTAGTCAGATCACTTTCCAGCTGCTGCAAACGATCACGTAGTGATGTCGACTCCAATGCCACGCTTTCCATTCGGCTGAGCTGATGACCCACCTCAAGCCGCCCGGTCACCGCGATTGAATACCACGCAAAAACACTGACAGCCAAGGCCAGAACGGATGCAACTAACGCGGCAATTGTCCAGCCGTTTAGCACTTGCCTGCGCTGTGGGTCATCTATCGGGCTGGGAGAGGCGGTCACCCGCTCACGGGCAACTGCTGCTTCATCGCCCGACTCAGCGACTGGCACAGGATCTGGCATTACCTCGGGTTCGACAGGTTCTTCAATGATTTGAGGTTCTGACGGTCTTGTTACCGGCACGACCAGTTCGTCTTTGGAGGCAATATCTTTTTGATCTGTCACTTAAAACCCAACTTTGGATGAATCCCAACCCAATCGTTCATCGCTGGCATCATGCCTGTGCCTGCCAGTCACTGATCCGACTGACCAGCGCCTCGTTACCCGGACCAGTCGATACCAGAATCTGACCTGCACAACCCAGTTGGCGACAGTATTGCTCAATCCGAGTACTCACCGTTGCGATCACCGCTTTTTCAAACAAATCGTGATCGCTCGAACTCAGTAGCTGAAGCAGATGGTCTGCTGCTGTATTACTCGTCAGTGTCACCACATCG is a window from the Gammaproteobacteria bacterium genome containing:
- a CDS encoding uroporphyrinogen-III C-methyltransferase — protein: MTDQKDIASKDELVVPVTRPSEPQIIEEPVEPEVMPDPVPVAESGDEAAVARERVTASPSPIDDPQRRQVLNGWTIAALVASVLALAVSVFAWYSIAVTGRLEVGHQLSRMESVALESTSLRDRLQQLESDLTTLGRQVSESQSALQREAEAQQSRLTAAVDELKATQVNDREAIEQRFARIRTSLDKLGYEIGTSVDDWVLEETHQLLLLAGQRLSLSGDVSLARRALEIADQKLSLIQATDVLTVRRQLAVEIASLDAVPKLDLNGIVLKLSAMADQVNTLPLKGDLDRPEWGRSTSETEEPTEPGSLQMVGRVLLDDLGKLVRIRKVDQTRSPKLDNAQRFLAYEKLRLQLVTAQLAVLRQRPDLYQDSLKQARAGLSDYFAADERVDGFAASLESLKARQLVVDLPDLSGSMALLRRVIEKRSQSE